The following coding sequences are from one Anguilla rostrata isolate EN2019 chromosome 16, ASM1855537v3, whole genome shotgun sequence window:
- the rpl13 gene encoding large ribosomal subunit protein eL13 — MAPSRNGMLLNPHFHKDWQKRVRTWFNQPARKLRRRKARQAKARRIAPRPVAGPLRPAVRCPTIRYHTKVRAGRGFTLEELKAAGIHKKVARTIGISVDPRRRNRSTESLQANVQRLKEYRSKLILFPRKATAPRKGDSSAEELKMATQLAGPIMPIRNVHKKEKARVISEDEKNFKAFASLRMARANARLFGIRAKRAKEAAEQDVEKKK, encoded by the exons ATGGCCCCTAGTAGGAATGGAATGCTCTTGAACCCTCACTTCCATAAAGATTGGCAGAAGAGGGTACGCACCTGGTTCAACCAGCCTGCCAGGAAGCTCCGCAG ACGAAAGGCCCGCCAAGCCAAAGCACGCCGCATTGCACCACGTCCGGTAGCTGGTCCCCTGCGGCCCGCAGTCAGGTGTCCCACCATCAGGTACCACACCAAGGTCCGTGCTGGAAGGGGATTcaccctggaggagctgaag GCTGCTGGCATCCACAAGAAAGTGGCTCGCACCATTGGCATCTCGGTGGACCCCCGTCGGCGCAACAGATCCACAGAGTCCCTGCAGGCCAACGTGCAGCGGCTGAAGGAGTACCGCTCCAAGCTCATCCTCTTCCCCCGGAAGGCCACCGCCCCCAGGAAGGGAGACAGCTCT GCTGAGGAACTCAAGATGGCCACACAGCTGGCAGGCCCTATCATGCCCATCAGAAAT GTCCATAAGAAGGAGAAGGCCCGCGTGATCTCTGAGGACGAGAAGAACTTCAAAGCATTTGCCAGCCTGCGCATGGCCCGCGCCAACGCCCGCCTCTTCGGCATCCGCGCCAAGAGAGCCAAGGAGGCCGCAGAACAGGATgtggagaagaagaaataa